Proteins encoded in a region of the Pocillopora verrucosa isolate sample1 chromosome 11, ASM3666991v2, whole genome shotgun sequence genome:
- the LOC131786413 gene encoding collagen triple helix repeat-containing protein 1-like: protein MPGVPGAPGPQGQQGKGGAKGEPGVKGPRGMTGTRGQKGNSGSLGKNGAPGMMGIKGDKGHEGSRGSSGPPGIKGVKGEQGSKGEKGEIVNSAVSQTNWKQYVWKNDDGRESGKIKDCSFNKLQSDTVIKVSFQGNTRVYGSSTKCNRWFFKFNGNECSGPMTIKAAVYNIWPSGTPSLLHHRSFEGYCENIPQGRVTVELWVGQCHGGYTLGDAITGWNSVSRIMIEEVSRAQS, encoded by the exons ATGCCGGGAGTTCCTGGCGCCCCAGGGCCACaaggacaacaaggaaaagGTGGAGCTAAGGGGGAGCCTGGTGTCAAGGGACCGAGAGGTATGACGGGAACAAGaggacaaaaaggaaattcaggGTCACTTGGTAAAAATGGTGCACCTGGAATGATGGGAATAAAAGGAGATAAAGGTCATGAAGGGTCACGTGGCAGCAGTGGACCGCCAGGAATCAAGGGTGTGAAAGGAGAGCAGGGatctaaaggagagaaaggagaaatcgtgaatagtgcagtgtcacagaccaactggaaacagtATGTGTGGAAAAATGATGATGGTAGAGAGAGTGGAAAGATTAAG GATTGCTCATTCAACAAGCTGCAGTCTGATACAGTCATTAAAGTCTCATTCCAGGGAAATACGAGAGTCTATGGCAGTTCAACTAAATGCAATCGGTGGTTCTTCAAGTTTAATGGAAATGAATGCAGTGGACCAATGACAATTAAGGCTGCTGTGTACAACATTTGGCCATCTGGGACTCCTAGTCTGCTTCATCACAGATCATTTGAGGGATACTGTGAAAACATTCCACAGGGCAGGGTTACTGTAGAGTTATGGGTAGGACAGTGTCACGGTGGTTATACACTGGGTGATGCTATCACTGGATGGAACTCAGTATCCCGGATAATGATAGAGGAAGTCTCTAGGGCCCAGTCCTGA